The proteins below come from a single Iocasia fonsfrigidae genomic window:
- a CDS encoding HD family phosphohydrolase has translation MLNHSIINKWWKKLSKKSASISPHSKKMFWGISFIIVIILILTIDLFPSNVNLETGQVSKRDIEAPMTITYVDEEKTAELKSIAAESAGRVYEEDRNIENRIEKDINGLFKQIKELRDEETAVDEEMTAVDGKNREELIKDIEANYPVITLETIEILLETPPDLFNELEQRSVNTIKLKLKERIHPEDLPEIREELVQEVMAMDLNKEYRLVLANIVETMIRPNMIFDEEATKKKQEEAVKKVVPYKHTIKQGEMIIRKGDIVTSEDIKELEALGLQRPQINYLSIFGIVTIILTLIVMACLYFYKYQPDVWEAQPKIILLQLLVIIVLIIAKIIDIIPAVNYFHLPYLVPVAIASILTTVLISTDVAVVLTVFISFLVAIIFNNDYNIALTGFIGGLVGIFSVSKLSQRNDLVRAGFNVSAVMVVLIMGLTFNSPFRGWLDLLGYISAGVINGVLVAILANGLLPYLENAFGLTSSVKLLELSNPSHPLIKRLLVEAPGTYHHCVIVGNLAETAADNIGADSLLARVGAYYHDIGKMKRPYFFIENYYAADNPHDKLSANLSALIIKSHVKDGVELAREFKLPESIIDIIRQHHGTNLIAYFYQQAIEETSEHDNVEESDFRYDGPKPQTRESAVIMLADIVEAAIRSKNFNKNNHNRIEGFVRELIRNKLIEGQLDESDLSLKELDIITESFVKVLTGIYHQRVEYPDSLLKEMKRVDKSDKDRDK, from the coding sequence ATGCTTAATCATAGTATTATAAATAAATGGTGGAAAAAACTCTCTAAAAAAAGTGCTTCTATTAGCCCACACAGCAAGAAAATGTTTTGGGGGATCTCCTTTATTATAGTTATTATACTAATTTTAACTATTGATCTTTTTCCTAGTAATGTCAATTTAGAAACTGGACAAGTTAGTAAGCGGGATATTGAAGCCCCGATGACAATAACCTATGTTGATGAAGAAAAAACTGCTGAACTAAAGAGCATTGCTGCTGAATCAGCAGGTAGGGTCTATGAAGAAGATCGAAATATTGAAAATAGAATTGAAAAAGATATTAATGGTCTTTTTAAACAGATAAAAGAACTCAGGGATGAGGAAACAGCAGTTGATGAAGAAATGACTGCTGTAGATGGGAAAAATAGAGAAGAGTTAATTAAAGATATTGAAGCCAATTATCCAGTAATTACGCTTGAGACAATTGAAATTCTATTAGAAACCCCTCCAGATCTTTTTAATGAACTGGAACAAAGGTCTGTCAATACCATAAAGCTTAAGTTAAAGGAGCGTATTCATCCCGAAGACCTACCTGAAATCAGGGAAGAATTAGTACAGGAAGTAATGGCCATGGATCTTAATAAGGAATACCGGCTTGTTCTGGCAAATATTGTGGAAACAATGATCAGGCCTAATATGATATTTGATGAAGAGGCCACTAAAAAGAAACAGGAAGAAGCAGTTAAAAAGGTTGTTCCCTACAAACATACGATTAAACAGGGTGAAATGATTATCAGGAAAGGAGATATAGTTACTAGTGAGGATATAAAAGAATTAGAAGCTCTTGGTCTACAGAGACCACAAATAAATTATCTTTCGATATTTGGTATAGTAACAATTATTCTTACATTAATTGTTATGGCCTGTCTGTATTTCTATAAATATCAACCTGACGTCTGGGAGGCACAGCCTAAAATAATTTTATTGCAGTTATTAGTAATAATTGTGTTAATAATAGCCAAAATAATTGATATTATACCAGCAGTTAATTATTTTCATCTGCCTTATCTGGTACCAGTTGCTATTGCTTCAATTCTGACAACTGTCTTAATCAGTACTGATGTTGCAGTTGTTTTAACAGTGTTTATTAGTTTTCTGGTAGCAATTATTTTTAATAATGATTATAATATAGCGCTCACTGGGTTTATTGGTGGTTTGGTTGGTATTTTTAGTGTTTCAAAACTGAGCCAACGTAATGACCTGGTAAGGGCAGGTTTTAATGTAAGTGCGGTTATGGTAGTACTAATTATGGGTTTGACTTTTAATAGCCCTTTCAGGGGATGGCTTGATCTATTGGGTTATATTTCAGCTGGGGTAATTAATGGGGTTTTAGTGGCAATTCTGGCTAATGGCCTTTTGCCTTATCTGGAAAATGCCTTTGGATTGACCTCATCTGTTAAACTGCTTGAATTATCTAATCCCAGTCATCCATTAATAAAGAGACTTTTGGTGGAGGCTCCAGGAACATACCATCATTGTGTAATTGTGGGTAATCTGGCAGAAACAGCAGCAGATAATATTGGTGCAGATTCCCTCCTGGCCAGGGTTGGTGCTTATTACCATGATATTGGAAAGATGAAAAGGCCATATTTCTTTATTGAGAACTATTATGCAGCAGATAATCCACATGATAAACTGTCTGCTAATCTTAGTGCTTTAATAATCAAGTCTCATGTAAAAGATGGTGTGGAACTGGCCCGGGAATTTAAGCTCCCTGAATCTATCATAGATATTATCAGACAGCATCATGGTACAAATCTTATTGCATATTTTTATCAGCAGGCTATAGAGGAAACCAGTGAACATGATAATGTTGAGGAGAGTGATTTTCGTTATGATGGACCTAAGCCTCAGACCAGGGAATCAGCAGTTATCATGCTGGCTGATATTGTTGAGGCAGCTATTCGCTCCAAAAACTTTAATAAAAATAATCACAACCGGATAGAGGGATTTGTCCGGGAATTGATTAGAAATAAATTGATTGAAGGACAGTTAGATGAATCTGACCTTAGCCTTAAAGAACTGGATATAATTACGGAGAGTTTTGTTAAGGTGTTAACTGGTATTTATCATCAAAGAGTAGAATATCCTGATAGTCTATTAAAAGAGATGAAAAGGGTTGATAAGAGTGATAAGGATAGAGATAAATAA
- a CDS encoding DUF3048 domain-containing protein, which produces MKKAIVVLLIIFLTVFILTACDSPTDELASEPEKKIEDVITPEDKEDGELIDETEDREQDKLAETENDRDNLASENIEDDRSDRDSSVVMEDQQIAYLSPFTGQPIEEIKRERAIMASIENTQPARPQSGLEDADIVYEFLVEGGITRFLALYWGKIPDKIGPVRSVRPYLIRTSQDYHALLLHAGASPAGFALLQQENVLHLDQIYNGSYYWRSSDRKAPHNLYTGGDIVKPYLRNITGQKYTSRFNFQNVSLINPAQIKANIIRINYWGDNRLLYKYNEDRNIYLRYYSKYNIPHMTDTGGRLKTRNIIVQYVKTKVIDEQGRLEMELEGRNKALVFKDGIVISGYWEKNNDEWARYYNETGNEIELNPGKTWIEVVPLSCRVEYEE; this is translated from the coding sequence ATGAAGAAAGCAATTGTTGTCTTATTAATTATATTTTTAACGGTTTTCATCTTAACTGCCTGTGATTCTCCTACTGATGAACTGGCATCAGAACCAGAGAAAAAGATAGAGGATGTTATTACTCCGGAAGATAAAGAAGATGGAGAATTAATAGATGAGACAGAAGATAGAGAACAAGATAAATTAGCAGAGACTGAAAATGATAGAGATAATCTTGCTAGTGAGAATATTGAAGATGACCGTAGTGACAGGGACAGCTCGGTAGTGATGGAGGATCAGCAAATTGCATATCTATCCCCGTTTACCGGGCAACCAATAGAAGAAATAAAGAGGGAAAGGGCGATAATGGCTAGTATTGAAAATACCCAGCCTGCTCGTCCACAGTCTGGTCTAGAGGATGCTGATATTGTCTATGAATTTCTGGTAGAAGGGGGCATTACCAGGTTTCTTGCCCTTTACTGGGGGAAGATACCGGATAAGATTGGTCCGGTAAGAAGTGTAAGACCTTATTTGATCAGGACTTCACAGGATTATCATGCTTTATTATTACATGCGGGAGCTAGTCCAGCTGGTTTTGCTCTTCTGCAGCAGGAAAATGTTTTGCACCTTGATCAGATCTATAATGGGAGTTATTACTGGAGGAGTAGTGATAGAAAAGCACCACATAATCTCTATACTGGTGGTGACATAGTAAAACCTTATTTGAGAAATATTACTGGTCAAAAATATACCTCCCGTTTTAATTTCCAGAATGTTAGTTTGATTAATCCGGCTCAAATAAAGGCTAATATAATCAGAATAAACTACTGGGGTGATAATAGACTATTATATAAATATAATGAAGATAGGAATATTTACCTGAGATATTACTCAAAATATAATATTCCTCATATGACTGATACTGGTGGACGCTTAAAAACCAGGAATATCATTGTTCAATATGTAAAAACAAAGGTAATTGATGAGCAGGGTCGTCTGGAAATGGAACTTGAGGGCAGGAATAAAGCCCTGGTTTTTAAGGATGGTATAGTAATTAGTGGTTACTGGGAAAAAAATAATGATGAGTGGGCAAGGTATTATAATGAAACTGGAAATGAAATAGAATTAAATCCTGGAAAAACCTGGATAGAGGTAGTGCCACTATCCTGTAGGGTAGAGTATGAGGAGTGA
- a CDS encoding DUF881 domain-containing protein: MLKKSGYILYTAVILIILLNIILFLRILSVFYFPGEITPLDRASQGAQSVIEYSEELAKSYGVDEQKSVTDILARFKYEVEKANNAEELASLMVDYGRQTQDIIFRELQQKRIDKVFKIINSQNLPKKGKITIARTAEQLKILDPDQILTNKTREKLEGLTFNQTIEIQIKDGRASLVSTGDFFNQVDFLQTKLASLERQLKLISQKAGYEPLNGSGIIINVYDKDNNLEKMGIVHDADIRNIINELVIAGAGGIEVGGQRLTVHSAIRCVGPTILVNNKPIPVNPIIIKAVGEPRTLASSLDIVRKQLENFGIEIEVVAEDNIRLNGQKNYER; encoded by the coding sequence ATGTTGAAAAAGTCAGGATACATATTATATACAGCGGTTATTTTGATTATACTGCTTAATATTATTTTGTTTCTTCGTATATTGAGTGTATTTTATTTCCCTGGTGAAATAACGCCGTTAGATAGGGCTTCCCAGGGGGCTCAATCTGTAATCGAATATAGCGAAGAATTAGCAAAAAGTTATGGTGTAGACGAACAGAAGTCGGTTACTGATATATTGGCCAGGTTTAAATATGAAGTTGAAAAAGCAAATAATGCAGAAGAACTGGCCAGTTTAATGGTAGACTACGGCCGACAGACACAGGATATAATTTTTCGTGAACTTCAACAAAAACGGATTGATAAGGTTTTTAAGATTATTAACAGCCAGAACTTACCCAAAAAAGGGAAAATAACGATAGCCAGGACAGCTGAGCAATTAAAAATATTAGATCCTGATCAAATATTGACCAATAAAACCAGGGAAAAACTTGAAGGACTTACTTTTAATCAGACTATTGAGATTCAGATCAAGGATGGGAGGGCAAGTCTTGTCTCCACTGGTGATTTTTTTAATCAGGTAGATTTTCTACAGACAAAGCTTGCCTCTCTGGAAAGGCAATTAAAGTTGATTTCGCAAAAAGCTGGTTATGAGCCGTTAAATGGTAGTGGGATAATAATCAATGTTTATGATAAGGACAATAATCTTGAAAAAATGGGTATTGTTCATGATGCTGATATAAGAAATATTATCAATGAATTGGTAATTGCTGGTGCCGGGGGTATTGAAGTGGGTGGACAGAGATTAACTGTCCACTCGGCAATACGCTGTGTCGGCCCTACTATTCTGGTCAACAATAAACCGATCCCTGTTAATCCAATTATTATCAAGGCTGTTGGGGAGCCGAGGACTCTTGCCAGTAGCCTGGATATTGTTAGAAAACAGTTGGAGAATTTTGGTATTGAAATTGAGGTCGTAGCTGAGGATAATATACGTCTCAATGGCCAGAAAAATTATGAGAGGTGA
- the yqfD gene encoding sporulation protein YqfD, producing MLKYLIRFIKGYLVIDITGNALERFINQMIALDIFIWDLRRIKKSHYRAKIYTVDFSKLRLLVKRRKCRVNIVEKKGLPILFFRTYKRKFLLIGFLIFILLFYAGSSFLWFIEIEGLETIDREDIINILEHNGIKPGIYKRNINPIDLERELLKNESRLIWANVRWQGTCLNIRLVEKKTVSKTAKGNVVAAKNGVINDFIVLKGRGIVSKGDTVTEGQPLILAGEGEERAHGIVRAYVWYTAEALCRYNINEVIFTGENRKFWGIKIADKTFWLKPIKANFNNYKRKREIKTIPKWRNINIPLELIIEEHREINFISEKLSRESAIFLAKEKALYTILSDIPADAVIHSVQSRDISLDDKTVKIKLLVKVEEDIADLPGIDKEGFSVKD from the coding sequence GTGCTCAAATATCTGATTAGGTTTATTAAGGGTTATTTAGTAATAGATATTACAGGTAATGCTTTGGAGAGATTTATTAACCAGATGATAGCCCTGGATATTTTTATATGGGATTTAAGAAGGATTAAAAAGAGTCATTACCGTGCTAAGATATATACCGTTGATTTTAGCAAACTAAGGTTACTTGTAAAAAGGAGGAAATGCCGGGTAAACATAGTCGAAAAAAAGGGATTACCTATCCTTTTTTTCAGGACTTATAAACGGAAATTTCTCTTAATAGGTTTTTTAATATTTATACTTCTGTTTTATGCTGGCTCATCTTTTTTATGGTTTATTGAAATAGAAGGCTTAGAGACTATTGATAGAGAGGATATAATTAATATTCTTGAACATAATGGTATAAAACCAGGTATTTATAAAAGGAATATTAATCCTATAGATCTGGAGAGGGAGCTTCTAAAAAATGAATCTAGACTGATCTGGGCAAATGTAAGGTGGCAGGGAACCTGCCTTAATATCAGGCTTGTAGAAAAGAAAACGGTTTCTAAAACAGCTAAGGGTAACGTAGTAGCAGCTAAAAATGGGGTTATTAATGATTTTATTGTATTAAAGGGAAGAGGAATTGTTAGTAAGGGTGATACTGTTACTGAGGGCCAGCCTTTAATTTTAGCTGGAGAAGGGGAAGAGAGGGCACATGGTATTGTCAGGGCATATGTATGGTATACAGCAGAAGCACTGTGCCGGTATAATATAAATGAGGTAATTTTTACTGGAGAAAATAGAAAGTTTTGGGGAATTAAAATTGCTGATAAAACTTTCTGGTTGAAGCCGATAAAAGCCAATTTTAATAATTATAAAAGAAAAAGAGAAATAAAAACAATTCCAAAATGGAGGAATATTAATATCCCTCTAGAATTAATAATAGAAGAGCATAGGGAGATCAATTTTATATCAGAAAAATTAAGTAGGGAATCTGCGATCTTTCTGGCTAAAGAAAAGGCTTTATATACTATATTATCAGATATTCCTGCTGATGCAGTAATTCATAGTGTACAGTCAAGGGATATTAGTCTTGATGATAAGACAGTTAAAATAAAATTATTGGTCAAAGTAGAAGAGGATATTGCAGATCTACCAGGTATAGATAAGGAGGGTTTTAGTGTCAAAGACTGA
- a CDS encoding diacylglycerol kinase: MQFHSLSDSFNYAFEGLIHAFRTQRNMKIHFIVAFIVLFGSLFFEIGKIQLVLLFTVISFVIAMELINTAIEVVIDMISQQYSLRAKIAKNVAAAGVFMAAINAVIVGYLIFIDDLRSLSFSLINDIQQETAHLSFISLGLLVIIIIALKAVGESGTPLQGGMPSGHSAISFLIATIIVFLTMDIVIASLVFLLALLVVQSRLQSRTHTMLEVVIGAVIGILLAIVIFKLFA, from the coding sequence GTGCAGTTTCATAGTTTAAGTGATAGTTTTAATTATGCCTTTGAAGGGCTGATTCATGCCTTTAGAACCCAGCGTAATATGAAAATTCATTTTATAGTAGCATTTATAGTACTCTTTGGAAGTTTGTTTTTTGAAATAGGGAAAATACAATTAGTATTGCTTTTTACGGTGATTAGTTTTGTAATTGCTATGGAGCTTATTAATACAGCTATTGAGGTTGTTATAGATATGATAAGTCAGCAGTATTCTTTAAGGGCTAAAATTGCCAAAAATGTTGCAGCAGCGGGGGTGTTTATGGCTGCAATTAATGCGGTTATAGTTGGTTATTTGATCTTTATTGATGATCTCAGGTCTTTGAGTTTTTCTTTGATAAATGATATTCAACAGGAAACAGCTCACTTAAGTTTTATAAGTCTGGGTTTATTAGTAATTATAATTATAGCATTAAAGGCAGTGGGAGAAAGCGGCACACCTCTTCAAGGTGGTATGCCGAGCGGTCATAGTGCCATCTCCTTTCTAATAGCAACTATCATAGTATTTTTGACCATGGATATTGTTATTGCTTCCCTAGTTTTTTTATTGGCTTTACTGGTTGTCCAGAGCAGGCTTCAGTCAAGGACTCATACGATGTTAGAAGTGGTAATTGGAGCGGTGATAGGAATATTGCTAGCTATAGTAATATTTAAACTTTTTGCTTAG
- a CDS encoding PhoH family protein — translation MSKTEKTIVFDDYQVLQNLFGNNDNNLKIIEKKNGIKIIARGNSIKISGEQSEVEQTENIIKKLSEITQNKTITEREVKYAVELLKRDEGIDLTDLYSDVLQVSYRGKKISIKTLGQKLYIEAIKKSDIVFAIGPAGTGKTYLAMVMAVKYLLNKVVNRIILTRPAIEAGEKLGFLPGDMQDKVDPYLRPLYDALYDILGPEKVAQYLEKDIIEVAPLAYMRGRTLDDSFVILDEAQNTTPEQMKMFLTRIGFNSQAVITGDITQVDLPGNKNSGLNQVREILQGIKGIDFVYLSKEDVVRHELVKKIIQAYERHEDRS, via the coding sequence GTGTCAAAGACTGAAAAAACAATTGTATTTGATGATTATCAAGTTCTCCAGAATCTTTTTGGCAATAATGATAATAATCTTAAGATAATTGAAAAGAAAAATGGGATTAAGATTATTGCCCGTGGTAATTCTATTAAAATTAGTGGAGAACAAAGTGAGGTTGAACAAACTGAAAATATAATAAAAAAGCTTAGTGAGATTACTCAAAATAAAACAATTACAGAGCGTGAAGTTAAATATGCTGTAGAATTATTAAAAAGAGATGAGGGAATTGATTTAACAGATCTATATAGTGATGTGTTACAGGTCAGTTATCGTGGGAAGAAAATATCTATTAAGACATTGGGGCAGAAATTATATATTGAGGCTATCAAGAAGTCGGATATTGTTTTTGCTATTGGACCTGCTGGTACAGGTAAAACATATCTGGCTATGGTTATGGCGGTTAAATATCTTTTAAACAAGGTGGTAAATAGGATTATTCTTACCAGGCCTGCTATAGAGGCAGGTGAAAAACTAGGTTTTTTGCCTGGGGATATGCAGGATAAAGTTGACCCTTATTTGAGGCCTTTATATGATGCTTTATATGATATATTAGGTCCTGAAAAAGTTGCCCAGTATCTAGAAAAAGATATTATAGAGGTTGCACCACTGGCTTATATGAGGGGGCGAACTCTTGATGATTCATTTGTAATCCTGGATGAAGCCCAAAATACTACCCCTGAACAAATGAAGATGTTTTTAACCAGGATAGGTTTTAATTCACAGGCAGTAATAACAGGTGATATTACTCAGGTAGATTTGCCAGGGAATAAGAATTCTGGATTGAACCAGGTCAGGGAAATATTGCAGGGTATTAAGGGAATAGATTTTGTCTATTTATCTAAAGAAGATGTTGTAAGGCATGAATTGGTAAAAAAAATAATTCAGGCTTACGAAAGGCATGAGGACAGGAGTTGA
- a CDS encoding hemolysin family protein: MIIYLASLLLLFALSAFFSGSETALMSVNRVRIKELSNHGDKKAVLVDKLLKKHTRLLATILIGNNLVNIAASAIATSVAIKLFGNKGVGIATGVVTLIVLIFGEITPKSIGSKKAVKYSKLAAPYLYWMERFLSPVISFFVYLIKLVVGEANPLSSSFLSEEEIRRFVNVSEEEGVIKKTERKMINSIFEFDDTTVREVMIPRIDMVCVDEGIELDDFIRLAVQKGHSRIPVYHNTTDKIKGLIYVKDLLELLITKKKDFVINDFLRPAFFIPESKKINELLTEMKKRKIHIAIVLDEYGGTAGLITIEDLIEEIMGDIQDEYDLEPKQIEFLNDKEMIVDSRIEIDELNEILPEPLSDEDNYKTISGFILYYLGYLPDEGERIVLNDDLLIQVEKTSEHRIERLKIISTSPFNGFDDRE; this comes from the coding sequence ATGATTATATATTTAGCAAGTCTCTTATTGCTTTTTGCTTTATCTGCATTTTTTTCAGGTTCGGAAACCGCTCTTATGTCGGTGAATAGAGTTCGAATCAAAGAACTTAGTAATCATGGTGATAAAAAAGCAGTTCTGGTAGATAAATTATTAAAAAAACACACAAGACTTTTAGCTACTATTTTAATTGGGAATAATTTAGTTAATATTGCTGCTTCTGCTATTGCAACATCTGTGGCAATTAAACTTTTTGGTAATAAAGGGGTAGGGATTGCTACCGGTGTAGTGACATTAATAGTTTTGATTTTTGGAGAGATAACTCCTAAATCAATTGGCAGTAAAAAAGCGGTAAAATACTCTAAATTAGCAGCCCCGTACCTTTATTGGATGGAAAGGTTTTTGTCACCAGTTATATCATTTTTTGTTTATCTTATAAAATTAGTCGTAGGTGAAGCTAATCCTTTATCATCATCTTTTTTAAGTGAAGAAGAAATCAGACGTTTTGTTAATGTTAGTGAAGAAGAGGGAGTAATTAAAAAGACAGAACGGAAAATGATAAATAGTATTTTTGAATTTGATGATACTACAGTTAGGGAAGTAATGATACCGAGAATAGATATGGTTTGTGTTGATGAAGGTATTGAACTGGATGATTTTATTAGATTAGCTGTTCAAAAGGGTCATTCTCGTATCCCAGTTTATCATAATACAACTGATAAAATAAAGGGATTAATATATGTTAAGGATTTACTTGAATTATTAATAACTAAAAAGAAAGATTTTGTAATTAATGATTTTCTTCGTCCCGCTTTTTTTATTCCTGAGAGTAAGAAGATTAATGAATTATTAACTGAGATGAAAAAGAGGAAAATACATATTGCTATAGTTTTAGATGAATATGGTGGTACAGCAGGTTTAATTACTATAGAGGATTTAATAGAAGAAATCATGGGTGATATCCAGGATGAATATGATCTGGAGCCAAAACAGATTGAGTTTTTAAATGATAAGGAGATGATAGTAGACTCAAGGATAGAAATAGATGAATTAAATGAAATACTACCTGAACCATTGAGTGATGAAGATAATTACAAAACTATTAGTGGTTTTATACTTTATTACCTTGGTTACCTTCCAGATGAAGGAGAAAGGATTGTTTTAAATGATGATTTGCTTATTCAGGTTGAAAAAACTAGTGAACATAGAATAGAGAGATTAAAAATTATTAGTACTAGCCCTTTTAATGGCTTTGATGATAGGGAGTGA
- the ybeY gene encoding rRNA maturation RNase YbeY — protein MIRIEINNKQDLVELDNNIYKLFQEIAERTSQIEGYNQGEISFALVDNKIIRELNKKYRNNDQATDVLSFPMDEEIWGDIIISTERAAAQAKEYGHSLKRELGYLAVHGIMHLLGYDHKTPGEKAEMRYKEERVLSELNLQR, from the coding sequence GTGATAAGGATAGAGATAAATAATAAACAGGATTTAGTAGAGCTTGATAATAACATTTACAAGCTTTTCCAGGAGATAGCTGAACGGACATCTCAAATAGAGGGATATAATCAGGGTGAGATTAGTTTTGCTCTGGTTGATAATAAGATTATTAGAGAATTAAATAAAAAATACCGTAATAATGATCAGGCAACAGATGTCTTATCTTTTCCTATGGATGAGGAAATCTGGGGGGATATAATAATTTCAACAGAGAGGGCAGCTGCCCAGGCTAAAGAATATGGGCATTCCTTAAAAAGGGAACTCGGTTATTTGGCTGTTCATGGTATAATGCATCTTCTAGGATATGACCATAAAACACCTGGTGAAAAAGCAGAGATGCGTTATAAGGAAGAACGTGTTTTAAGTGAGTTGAATCTTCAGCGCTAA
- the era gene encoding GTPase Era, with product MAFKSGFATVIGRPNVGKSTLINTIIGEKIAITSPKPQTTRNKIQSIYTAEEGQVIFVDTPGIHKAKNKLDEYMLEQVFKSLEGIDLVIILLDATSPFGHGDEYILQHSKAQGLPFLLVLNKIDSLSNKMLASRITHYEEKTGREIIPISAKKKRNLNTLFEEIFKLLPEGPQYYPEDMITDQIEQFIIAEMIREKIFYLTREEIPYGVAVKIEEMTERNNGMIYIRAYIYVEKKSHKGIIIGKNGLMLKKIGQKARKDVEKLLQTEVYLDLWVKVLKDWRDKPELVKRMGYKE from the coding sequence ATGGCTTTTAAATCTGGTTTTGCAACTGTAATTGGCCGTCCTAATGTAGGCAAATCAACACTTATAAATACTATCATAGGTGAGAAGATAGCTATAACATCTCCAAAGCCTCAGACTACGCGCAATAAGATTCAGTCTATTTATACAGCAGAGGAAGGACAGGTTATTTTTGTTGATACACCTGGAATCCATAAAGCTAAAAATAAGTTGGATGAATATATGCTTGAACAGGTTTTTAAGAGCCTGGAAGGTATAGACCTTGTTATTATTTTGCTGGATGCTACCAGCCCTTTTGGTCATGGGGATGAATATATTCTCCAGCATAGCAAGGCTCAAGGTCTGCCTTTTTTGCTTGTTTTAAATAAGATTGATAGTTTGAGTAATAAAATGTTGGCCAGTAGAATAACTCATTATGAAGAAAAAACCGGTAGAGAGATTATACCGATTTCTGCTAAAAAGAAGAGGAATTTAAATACACTCTTTGAGGAGATATTTAAATTGCTGCCAGAAGGACCTCAATATTATCCCGAAGATATGATTACTGACCAGATTGAACAATTTATTATTGCAGAAATGATTAGGGAGAAAATATTTTATCTTACCAGAGAAGAGATACCTTATGGTGTAGCAGTAAAGATTGAAGAAATGACAGAGAGAAATAATGGTATGATATATATCAGGGCATATATATATGTGGAAAAGAAATCACATAAGGGAATAATTATAGGTAAAAATGGTTTGATGCTTAAAAAGATTGGACAGAAAGCAAGAAAAGATGTTGAAAAACTATTGCAGACTGAGGTTTATCTTGATTTATGGGTAAAGGTATTAAAAGATTGGAGGGATAAGCCGGAGTTAGTAAAACGCATGGGTTATAAGGAGTGA
- a CDS encoding DUF502 domain-containing protein has protein sequence MFKKIRNLFLTGMVVVLPLVVSSYIIYFLFSIIDTGTEPLIELIFGRDIPGVGIIFTFIIILLIGIIATNVIGKRIIQFGEKMLLKIPFFRNIYISIKKVMDAIFTRQHSSFKKPVLFEYPRKGLYQIGFLTKESSPYFDSITGEELYNVFLPTTPNPTSGMFVMVPKKDAIILELSIEEALKLIISGGILDPEIMSFAKAR, from the coding sequence GTGTTTAAGAAGATAAGAAATTTATTTTTAACTGGTATGGTAGTTGTTTTACCCCTGGTGGTTTCAAGCTATATAATTTACTTTTTGTTTAGTATTATTGATACAGGTACAGAACCATTGATAGAGTTGATTTTTGGGCGTGATATACCAGGTGTAGGAATTATTTTTACCTTTATTATTATTTTATTGATTGGTATTATTGCTACTAATGTTATTGGAAAAAGGATAATTCAATTTGGGGAAAAGATGCTGCTAAAGATACCATTTTTTCGTAATATATATATTAGTATTAAAAAGGTAATGGATGCTATTTTTACAAGACAGCATAGTTCTTTTAAAAAACCAGTATTATTTGAATATCCCAGGAAAGGCCTTTATCAAATAGGTTTTCTTACTAAAGAATCTTCACCATATTTTGATTCTATAACAGGTGAAGAACTATATAATGTTTTTTTACCGACTACCCCTAATCCAACTTCGGGAATGTTTGTTATGGTTCCCAAGAAGGATGCCATAATTCTTGAGTTAAGTATAGAGGAAGCCCTTAAACTAATAATCTCAGGTGGTATTCTTGACCCTGAAATAATGTCTTTTGCTAAGGCGAGGTAA